Within the Mus caroli chromosome 10, CAROLI_EIJ_v1.1, whole genome shotgun sequence genome, the region tggctgtcctggaacttgctgaccTTGAACCTACAgacatccttctgcctctgcctccggagtgctgggattgaagtttattgtcattattattattattattattattattattattattactactactaccaTTTTTACATTATGGGGGCCATGTGTAgatacccacagagaccagaagagggtgctggtgGCTTAGAACTGGAGATACCGGTAGTTGTGAGTCATGTGACATGGATGCTAAGAACTGaggttgggtcctctggaaaagtggCCAGTATCCTTAACCATGCCTCTGGTCCCTCACTGATTGATTTTGAAACGTGATTTCATACAGCACAAGAGAGCATGGGACTTGATCTGTAGCTGAGGTTGGCCCAAACGTGCCTGTCACACGCCCAGTTCTATTTCTTCACCTGTGGCTTGTCTCCAGGACCCTCCAGCAATGTAGTCAGTAAGGTCAGTTCAGGCAGCTCTTGTTCTGTGGTTAAAGTTGGCTCCAGCATCCAGTTCTGGACAGAGATAGATCAAGGGCAGACAGAGATCCAGTGACTGAGGTGGTGAACAGTAGATGGGTTCCCCAATGGCCAGTGACCCCAACCTGCACTCTTTCCCAGGGTCCTTCTTCTGTGGGATTCCCTGCTCACCTCACATTGTCTGGTCTGACcactctctgcctcagtttccacactgAGACAATGTTTGGAATGATCCAACCATCTCCTCAGGCCAGTTACTGGTCCAGGGGGAATCGGAGAACACGGATCAGAGCTGAGGCCAGAGCTGGGGCCGGACAGGGCAGCCAGCCCCGAGACTGCAGATGCTGACATGCTCCCCTCACTGACGGCAATAGAATAGGATTCTGATGGGAGGAAAATGACAGGAGTGGATGgacctctgcccccccccccagctctggAGTTCTAGGGGAACCCCCATGGTGTCCTCTCCATGATGTTCAGCCCTTGTCTCCCAGGGTCCCCTCATTTGCCACCCTCCTTTGGGTTGGCCAGGATAGAAATCTTTGCAAAGGCACCCTGGGGAGGAGGGACAGTAAGCTCCCAGGCCCGTACTCCTCCAGTTTCATGTGGAGGTTCCCCATATCCTGAGCATAGCACagatatgggggtgggggcagccatCTGGGCAGACACTGGAAACTGGGGGGTAGCCATCTGCTTCCCTACAACACTCCCCCTTGTGATAGGTACAGACCATTCTCCTGGAGAGGGGTGAGAACAAAAGAACGTAGCTGTCTGCCAcctccagcccctctcctcccactccagtAATTACTATATATATTGTTTTGGACAGCCCCCCTCTCCAGCGCATGCACATACCCAACCCAGGGGGCAGTGAGGACAGCTCAGCCGGGCTATCTTTGGCCAGCAATTGGGAAGAGCTGCAATGTGAGTGCTTATAAAACCCTTTACAGGTAGGTAGATACCCTTCGCCCCATCCCCAGCCCACCATTCCTCTGCTCCCTTTTCGGAAGACTTTTAGCCGTGTGATCTGAGACACAAGGTTCTGGGCCTCAGGCGATCACAAGAGAAATTTCCCTCCTGGCTAGCTGACTATAGGAAAGAAATGGGTCCTCTGACCCTTCCTCAACTTCCTCAACTTGATTCAGCAGGAATCTAGAAGTGGAAAAGGACCTTGACATTCTCtgttaaatcattttttttctggaaatcaCCTGTACAAGCTCCAGCCCTAAAGCCCTAGGGCTAGAGTAAGCAGATGCCCTAACCCCAGCTCAAGCTCAATGCTGGCCCCCTCAGATCTCGCACTCACCACGTCCCCCCCGGGAGAAGCAGCAGCCGCATTTTGCCAGCACTTTTCGAATCACACGGGGACAGGCACAGCGACCCCCTTTGTGACCCCCCCGCATGGCGCCCGGGGCCCCCCGCACCCCCCACCCGGGCCGGCCATGCAGGGGGAATCacggggggcggggcggggagggcGCAGGGCGCacacccccctccctccctccgggGTCCAGgcttggggaggtgggggaggaaaaggatgGGAGGCGGGGGTCCAGGAGTAGACGGAAGTCGAGGCAGGGGAGTCTGGAGGGAGGGCCGTGCGGGGCTGGGCCGCGGAGTTGGGCGGGGAGGGTTTCCGGAACCCCGGCGGTGCGGGGCCCAGGGTCCAGATGTCCAGCCAGAGGAAGGGGTGATAGGGGAGGCCCGGCCGGGATGCGACAGCCGCTCCAGCTCCGTCTCCGGACTCGGCTTAGGGGTGGCTCTAGGCCCGGGCAGGAAGATGCGGGGGCCGATTCCCGGAGCCACTGGAGCTGCGCGGGTCGGGGCCGAGCGGCGAGCGGAATAACAGGCCGGGCCGCGGTGCTGCCGTGGGGCGGGGCCTCTGCGGCCAGGCTCCGCCCCTCCGCGcttccccagccccctcccccaggcacCTCCACGCTCTCAGTCCGGGTCCTCAGACCTCCGCCCCTCCTCCCAGGCCTGGGCTCCTTCTAGCATCCCAGCTGCAACTGCGGGGCGCTGGGCTGGGTGGGCGAGAGGGCTGGAGGTGGGGTCTGCCTCGCTCCCCCCTTGGACTCTAAGATGAAGGATTCGCGGGATGGGGCCTTGTGTGTGAATGGTTCTGAGGTTCTGGCTGTCTccccgccaccccccacccccatgcccagaGTAGGGCTTGCGTGCCTGGGGAACACTTTGTAGGGAACACAGCCCAGGTGCCGCCCTCTCCCCCGACCCATCTTTCCTCCAGGCCCCAGAACTCCAGCTAAAACTAATCACCAATTAAGGCGAAGTCCGGGCGCCTGGGCTGGCCCAGGGCCAGGGGTGGGGCGCGGGGACAATCCACTCCGCCTTCGGGGGCTCGGGACCCGCCGAAGTGAGGACACACATCGGGCTAGAAGAGAAGCGTGGTGTCTGCGATTTAATGGTCCCATGCAAATTAGGCGCAAGCCTTTATGCTAATATGAACAGAATCTGTCTGAAGTCACCACTTTGCGCAGGATGGCAAATTGTGCCCCACCCAAGCCCAGCTTCTTACCGGGCTGCGGAGCCCAGGCGAGGACCTCAGGTTCGCGTTGCCCTGTCTGATCCTCCTCGGTACAATCGCTCTCTGTCTTGGTACTCCCAGGCCCTAAGGGATCTCTCTCCGGGGGCTGCCGAGACAGAGTCACTGTAAGGACCCTATCCTAGGCTGCCACgacctcccctttcttctctccctcctgtcaAAATGCACATTACTCTGAAAGCGTCAACCAGAACTTGGCATATGGCCCTCGTAACTGAATTTATGGATCCTTGCGACTGCTCCATATAACTTTTGTTTGCGGGGAAACTGAGTCGTGGAGTGCAATTCTCCTAAAGTCCTCTAAAGACCCCCCCGACCCCACCCGCGGTCCCTCCTCCTTACCCCCTCCTGCCCGGGTACGGCGCATGCGCGCAGCATGCCCCCCATGACCCCCAGTATCCGGTCAGTGCGGCCAGGGGTGGGGCGGTCCGGGGGCTTCATGCTGGACCCCTACCCTGCTTCAAGTTTCAGGGCCGAGGGGCCACGGAAGCTGGGGGGCTCTGAGGCCTGCGTGCGTCCGGGGAGTTGCTACTGCCGAATCCGCCCCCCTGCCCGGCTCCGCCCCGGCTCCCACCGCAGCCAAACTTCTCAAAAGGGGTAGGGTTGTTCCCTTCTCCACAAACGTAGCTGAACCACAAACAAACCCCTCTTAATCCTGATTCCATCAATCCAAGTGTGGCCTAGGGCTTTGCAGGGTTATTGCAACGCCCAGCGTTagctctgccagaggagagtgaCTCCTAGGAAGAGAAAGGGTCCATTCAGGCATGCAAGGATTCCCCATTACCCCATCTCCTCAGCGGGTccacaccccacccactcccaccctgtCCGAGGAACAGAAGACGGGTGTGGCATAGAGTTgcatatttcactttatttttattaaattaaaagctACAGTCTGGCAGCAATTCCAGATTTGGGAGGGGGGGGCGGTGAGGAGGCTCCTTATAGGGGCAGAGAAGATCGAGAgaaagacagactgacagagacagacacaggagagaaagggTCCGTTAAGGTAGGACTACTGTTATCTTAACACACAGCTGGCTGGGGGAGGCAGCTAATATCAGTCCAAGGTGAGACAGTATTCAGGGACTGGAGTTCTAGAGACCCCATCCTTCCTACCCAGGTCCTTTCTCAGCTTAGTCACTGGAGCACGTTACATACCAGGAAAAGCCAAGGAGACTGGAGAAGCAGGGGCAGAGAAGATATGTACACGGAGTGAGGGGACGGGAGCCTTGGAAACCAGCCTCTGCCAGATCACTTGGCCAgtgggggggcaggggaagggactgtgtccccttcccctctgagcTCCCACCCCAGTCAGACATATCCCCTCAAGGATGGTGTGGGGGCAGAGAGAGGCGGGGGAGCAGAGGCTTCCATTGGATCCTAGTAGAGGACAGCAGGGGGGGCCTTGGCAAAGGAGCTGTCCTTCAGTCGTCTGTGATACCCTTGGCTCTCAGTTCCTCTTGCACCCTAGTCAGGTAGGTTGGGTCCGGATACCCAAACCTGGGGCAAAGAGAAATGAGGGTCAGAGTTAGTTGTTTGGACTTGATCTTCCTTACCCACCCTCATTTTGAGTGGCTCAGTTGGGGCCAAATTCAGACCCCTCCCACTTCCCATGAGGAGGGACCTCCAAAACCAAGATAACCCAGCCAGAATATGCTttttgggtggggaggggaggtgttaAGCTGAACGCGTCAGGACCAGGATGAAAACAGACTGAGAGGGTGGATGGCTCCCCCAAATTAGAAATGGTGAAAGGGAGACGCCATGGagagggagatgaggaggagtCGCACAGCTGGGGTCCCCCTGTGCAGCTGGTCTTGTGGTGAATGTCGTTCCAAGTGATGACATTGGGTCTCCCTGTAGTCATGGACGTGCCGATGGTGAAGGTGAGGCGCTGGTCAAATGCCTTTCGGAACAGGGTCAGCACCTTGTTGCCCTCGGGGCAGTCCGGGAGGTAGGCCACCCGTGTGGTACCAGGGTACCGAACTCCTGGGTTGGGGTGTTCAGcctgagaggaagaggaggcagagagcagctgGCTGTCTCAAGGGCCTTGGACACCAGCAAGGGGTCTGTCAGTCTGCCCTGCCTTTTCGTGCATTCCCAGCAGACTGACAGACTTCCAGGGACCAGATGACTTTGGAGCCTGGGCAGGAAGAGGCTGTTTCTAGACTCAATCCTTATCGTTAATCCCTCACATCTCAAGTCAGGGACAAATGGACGTTCATAAGTGATGGAAGTTACTTTCCAGATAAGTCAGCACAACTGCAACAACTAAGAAAGATTGTATCTTTTCCCATTCCCTCCTCTTCCTAAAAtactactgcctctgcctctgcctctggtctccattttttttttcttcagagtttCTCTGTTCCTGTGAACCAACTGGACATGACTCTTTGTCCAGCAGGAAGACATCTGCCTTCAGCTCTTATTGTCATATAGTCTGCAACAGAGCAGCACTCCCAATGGTTAGCGCAGCCAGGTTCCCTTCCTGTTATGCTGTGCCTTCCTTCACCTGGGCTTTGCCTCCACGAAGAGTCTGACACATCCACTCAAGTCAGGGTACTAGTGGGCAACCCTTTCTCTCATGACTGgtttcagggttgtttttttgtttgttttttgtttgtttgtttgtttgttttttgagacagggtttctctgtatatcactggctgtcctggaactcactctgtagaccaggctggccttgaactcagaaatccgcctgcttcttcctctcaagtgctgggattaaaggtgtgcaccaccaccactgcctggccacaccTGAGTTTTACATCTGCCTGTGGGTCATGCCAATAAAACAGTGGGGCCTCAAGGAGatggcccctcccccacagctccAGAACATTTAAGTCCTAAGGCATGCTGGGAGACAGCAAGAGTACACCATGTCTAACAACATACTCTCTACATTGCCTTTTTTTCTTAAGTCAGAGACAGTGAACTTGGAGGAAGCCAACGGGTAGGAACTGTGATCTCTTACCCCCTGGACGCCAGGCGGGAAGACATATTGGATGACAATGGTGCCATACTTCTCGTAGCTGGGCAGCAGGAGGGTGGCATCCTTGGAGACCAGCATCCGCCCGTTCTGGGGCTGGTTGCCCACCAGCTGCCCGTAGAATCGGCCACACATGGGGCAGGCCTTTTTCACCTGCAGGGCCCGTGTGATGCAGCCCTCACAGAAGGAGTGCCTGCACTTCTCCAGCGTCTTGGCATTCTGTATCTCCCCCAGGCAAATGGGGCAGGTGGTTTCCTGCTCTTCAGTGTCCTCTCTGAGACGAGGAGGgagtggagggggcaggggaggaggaggagggggtagcCCTCTTGCCCCTGGGGGCAGGAGTGGGGCTGCTCGGAGGGGAGGAGGGCCTGGGCGGTGCAGCTCGGGGtgttcccctccaccccccaaagcCAGGCAGCCCATGAGCTCCCCCTGCCTCTGGGCTTTCTTtagctctttctctgcctctttcagtaGCCCCTTGAGAGCCTTCCTGGCCAGGTAGAGCCCattgggaggggctgggggaggaccCTGTGGGGACAGCTGGAGCACGTAGATATCAGAAGTCTCGCCATCTATGAGGATGGACACCCGGTGCTCCTCCCGAAGCCGGGCCAGCCGGGCTGGGGTCTCCTTGCTCAGGAAGTCCCACACAGGCTTGGAGACAGTCACTTTGTTCTTGCAGGAGCCTCCACAGGCTGCCATTCTGGACAGGACGAACGACACTGCCCCCAGGGTGAAAGGGACTCAGAGTGGGGAGTCCCCATTTGACAGATAAATGTGCCTCCTACTTCAGGCTCCTTCTGAACccctcaaagccaacccccaaCACTGCCCACAAACCGGTTGGTTTTCTATCTCCGCTTCTGTCCCATAGCCCAGCACCCTCTGGGCACAGGTTTCCATATTTCATCGTTATCTAAGCCAAGCACCAGCCCTGCTTGCTTATTTCATTTCTCCCCTGAGT harbors:
- the Dtx3 gene encoding probable E3 ubiquitin-protein ligase DTX3 isoform X1; this translates as MPILSSSGSKMAACGGSCKNKVTVSKPVWDFLSKETPARLARLREEHRVSILIDGETSDIYVLQLSPQGPPPAPPNGLYLARKALKGLLKEAEKELKKAQRQGELMGCLALGGGGEHPELHRPGPPPLRAAPLLPPGARGLPPPPPPLPPPLPPRLREDTEEQETTCPICLGEIQNAKTLEKCRHSFCEGCITRALQVKKACPMCGRFYGQLVGNQPQNGRMLVSKDATLLLPSYEKYGTIVIQYVFPPGVQGAEHPNPGVRYPGTTRVAYLPDCPEGNKVLTLFRKAFDQRLTFTIGTSMTTGRPNVITWNDIHHKTSCTGGPQLCDSSSSPSPWRLPFTISNLGEPSTLSVCFHPGPDAFSLTPPLPTQKAYSGWVILVLEVPPHGKWEGSEFGPN
- the Dtx3 gene encoding probable E3 ubiquitin-protein ligase DTX3 isoform X2 — its product is MSFVLSRMAACGGSCKNKVTVSKPVWDFLSKETPARLARLREEHRVSILIDGETSDIYVLQLSPQGPPPAPPNGLYLARKALKGLLKEAEKELKKAQRQGELMGCLALGGGGEHPELHRPGPPPLRAAPLLPPGARGLPPPPPPLPPPLPPRLREDTEEQETTCPICLGEIQNAKTLEKCRHSFCEGCITRALQVKKACPMCGRFYGQLVGNQPQNGRMLVSKDATLLLPSYEKYGTIVIQYVFPPGVQGAEHPNPGVRYPGTTRVAYLPDCPEGNKVLTLFRKAFDQRLTFTIGTSMTTGRPNVITWNDIHHKTSCTGGPQLCDSSSSPSPWRLPFTISNLGEPSTLSVCFHPGPDAFSLTPPLPTQKAYSGWVILVLEVPPHGKWEGSEFGPN
- the Dtx3 gene encoding probable E3 ubiquitin-protein ligase DTX3 isoform X3 — its product is MPILSSSGSKMAACGGSCKNKVTVSKPVWDFLSKETPARLARLREEHRVSILIDGETSDIYVLQLSPQGPPPAPPNGLYLARKALKGLLKEAEKELKKAQRQGELMGCLALGGGGEHPELHRPGPPPLRAAPLLPPGARGLPPPPPPLPPPLPPRLREDTEEQETTCPICLGEIQNAKTLEKCRHSFCEGCITRALQVKKACPMCGRFYGQLVGNQPQNGRMLVSKDATLLLPSYEKYGTIVIQYVFPPGVQGAEHPNPGVRYPGTTRVAYLPDCPEGNKVLTLFRKAFDQRLTFTIGTSMTTGRPNVITWNDIHHKTSCTGGPQLFGYPDPTYLTRVQEELRAKGITDD
- the Dtx3 gene encoding probable E3 ubiquitin-protein ligase DTX3 isoform X4, which encodes MSFVLSRMAACGGSCKNKVTVSKPVWDFLSKETPARLARLREEHRVSILIDGETSDIYVLQLSPQGPPPAPPNGLYLARKALKGLLKEAEKELKKAQRQGELMGCLALGGGGEHPELHRPGPPPLRAAPLLPPGARGLPPPPPPLPPPLPPRLREDTEEQETTCPICLGEIQNAKTLEKCRHSFCEGCITRALQVKKACPMCGRFYGQLVGNQPQNGRMLVSKDATLLLPSYEKYGTIVIQYVFPPGVQGAEHPNPGVRYPGTTRVAYLPDCPEGNKVLTLFRKAFDQRLTFTIGTSMTTGRPNVITWNDIHHKTSCTGGPQLFGYPDPTYLTRVQEELRAKGITDD